Genomic DNA from Perognathus longimembris pacificus isolate PPM17 chromosome 6, ASM2315922v1, whole genome shotgun sequence:
GCAGCCGGCGGCTCGGTGGAGGAGCGCGGtgcgggcgggcgcggcgggaAGTGTGCGGGCCGAGCCCGGGCGGGGAGCGCGCCGGGGGGCCGGCCGGGCGTGCGCCCCGCGAAGCTCGAGCCCAGAAGGGCGCACTCCTAGAGGGCCCGCGAGCTGCCCCGGGGCCCAGGGGAGCGCAGCGTGGAACCCGGAGTCGCCGCATCCCGGAGCAGGCGCTTGGCCGGCGGGGCGGAGCGGAGCGGGAggagcggcgggcgggcgggagcgcAGAGCCGGCAGCGCAGAGCCGGCAGCGCGCGGCGGAGCCTGCGGGGACGGAGCCCAGCGCTCCGGGGCGGCCCGCGCGGTCCCCGCCGGCCGGCGCACGCCTCGCCTCCCCGCTTCCGCCCCGGGCACGCCCGTCTCCGGGACTCGCGACGCGGGCGCGGGACAAAGCGGCCGCCGCCGGCGCCCACCATGCGCCTCAACATCTCCACGGCGCCGGGCACCGCGGGCGCGCGGGGCGTCGAGCCTTTCCCGCCGCCCCAGCCGGCGCTGGAGGCGGCACTGCTGGGCGCGGGCTTCGGGGGCGGGGGTAACGGCTCCGGCAACGCGTCCGAGCGGGCCCTGGCCGCGCCCAGCAGCGCCCTGGATGTGAACACGGACATCTACTCCAAGGTGCTGGTGACGGCCGTCTACCTGGCCCTCTTCGTGGTGGGCACGGTGGGCAACTCGGTGACGGCGTTCACGCTGGCGCGCAAGAAGTCGCTGCAGAGCCTGCAGAGCACGGTGCACTACCACCTGGGCAGCCTGGCGCTGTCGGACCTGCTCATCCTGCTGCTGGCCATGCCCGTGGAGCTCTACAACTTCATCTGGGTGCACCACCCCTGGGCCTTCGGGGACGCCGTCTGCCGCGGCTACTACTTCCTGCGAGACGCCTGCACCTACGCCACGGCCCTCAACGTGTCCAGCCTGAGCGTGGAGCGCTACCTGGCCATCTGCCACCcgttcaaggccaagaccctcATGTCCCGCAGCCGCACCAAGAAGTTCATCGGCGCCATCTGGCTGGCCTCGGGGCTGCTGGCGGTGCCCATGCTCTTCACCATGGGCCAGCAGAACCGCAGCGCCGACGGGCGGCACCCGGGCGGCCTGGTGTGCACGCCCATCGTGGACACCGCCACCGTCAAAGTCGTCATCCAGGTGAGCGCCCCGTCCCCGCGCGAGGGCTGGGGGGCACCGGGGCCTCCGCAGGTCCCTGGGGGTCCGGGCGCGTTCCCCTCCCGCGCCCCAGAGTACTTGGCAGTGGGGTGTCTCTCCCCAGAGCTGGTAGCCGAGCCTGGGCGCCCAGGGGCTTCTGGGGCGGCCCCGGCTTTTCTTCCCGCGAGCTGCGGTCGCTCCGAGCGTGCCCTTGGGGGAAGTCTTGCAGCTCTGCCCTgtgcagcgccccccccccccgctgccccctCCACGCCAGCTGCCCCTCCCTGACTGGAGGCCGAGGCAGAGCTGAAGCCCCTGCTGTCTTGGGCTGGTGAAGTGTGATGCTGGTGACGTTGGCCCGAGAAAggagaacggggggggggggggggcttgtgggAGGTGTTTGCAGCTGGGGAGCGTGCACCTTCTCCCAGGGGCACTCCTTGCTCGTGTGTGTGCTCCTAGGGGCTCTCACTGCTCGTGTGAGCGTGCAAGCACTCCCGGGGGCTctcgcgcgtgcgtgtgtgtggctAGGGGTGCTGGGAGGCTCTGGGTACCCGGACAGGGAGGTGACCCCAGGGCCTCCGAGGGCCTGAGCCGGGGGGGCCTGGCAGGGGTGTCGGGGAGCCCACCATCGGGCGGGGGCTCGTGCCGGAGGGAGCTTGTCAGGCAAGGCCCACAGAGAAAGCTGGGGCAAAGTTACACGTGGAGCGGGgtgtggtggttcacgcctgtaatccctgcacgggggaggggggggggggcggggcaggaggatcaggagtttgaagccagtttgggctgcatagtgagacccTTGTTtcaagaagaagagggaaagaaagaacgagagagagagagagaagaaagaaagaaggggggaaggaggaagggcaggagaagggggaggagagggaagcacCAGGACTGTGGCTCGCACCTGAGGCTGGGGCGGGCGGTGGAGGTAGGCGTCTCCCACCTGGGCTTTGTGCAGGCGCAGAGGCCGCGTGTTTCCCGGAGGTCTCTGCGCCGTCTTCATCGAGGGCGGCGGCCACTGCCCCCATCCGCCGTCCCTCCCCTGGAGCCGGCACCCTCAGCCGCCCAGCAGACTTCTGTGGTCAGCTCAGAAGGTGCCGCTTCTAGGAGACCAGGGAGGGACTGTCGTCTGTCAGACTCAGGGCTGTGACTGACTCTCCGGCAGTCCCTTCCCGGTGCTCCGGCCCGCCAGGCTTTCAGGTCTCATTCTTCTTTCCTCAAGCTTCCGCTTTTGATCAGCTTCGCCTGGGGCcggagcctccccctccccccccaggagaACTGGGGGCACCTGCCAGTGCCGCCGCCCCTCCGGCAGGTCAGAGGGTCACTGCCGGCACCTGGCTCAGACCCCACCCTCGGGCTGTCTGGAGCAGTGTGGACGCACATGTCCAAAGTCAgcggcaggagaggggagggcagctgCCCGGGGTCCCCAGGACGGGTCCCCGCCCTCCAGACTCCACTGGGGCTCTGGGGGCTTGAGACCTGAGTGAATCACGTGGCCTCTGAAGCGCCATGGGTGCCACTGCCGACAGCTGTGCGGCCATTGCCTCGTGCCGCGGCTCGTGGGCTCAGGGACGCTCGTGGGGCACGGGCCTGGGATGGGCTGCTCTGGGGTGGAGGCCGCAGGGGTCCCGCTGGCTTCCGAGTGCCCGGGAGGGCGCAGGCCGTGCTCCAGGGGTGACTGGTTTCCGGGGTGTCTTCCAGAGCAGGCGGCTCCGCTCCGGCCTCGTGGGGCGCGCGCGGCTCCGCGTGCCTggccgggcggggtggggtgggaggggcctcACCTTCGTGTGCGCGGCCCGCACGGGAGAGGCGGCGGGTCCCGGGAGTTGGGGCCGGGCTCCAGATGTCGCCCAGGCGGTTCCGGTGAACGGGCCCTGCTCTCGGGCTCTGACCCGACGGCGGCCAGCCTCTTCCGGGCTGgtgagggggggagggctggagcaGGGCACCGCGCTCTGGACGCCGGAGGGTGGAACCAGTGGAGGGGGCCGCGTTGCACCCTTGCCGGCTCCGTCGGGCGGGAGCCAGAGGCCACGGGGCTCCTCTGTCACCGCGTCAGGACGGCCACGCTCCGCGGGGAGGGCGTGCGCCCAGCAAGCCTCTGTCCGGGCATCTTCTGTCACAGCCCAAGCAGAGGCTGCTCTGGCTGGGACTGGAGCTGCTTGAGTGGCAGCTCCGGGCAGGGCGCAGGCTCCCCCGCCCCAGGGGAAGGTGGCGCCCAAGCCACTGCCCAGAGACCACGGCTGATGAGGCAAGGTGATTTGGTCTCCAGGCTGTTGAAGCAGACAGAGTCTCGGGGAGGAAAAGGTGACCGAGACCTGCTTCCACAGTGAAGAAAATTGGTCCCCATCAAGTCGGGCCATTGATTACTTCCTCCGTGTGTCTGTCCTGGGCTGTCAGCGCCCAGCGGGCCCCTCAGCAGGCAGCAGATACGTGCAGAGGGCTAGGTAGCGGGATGTCTTTGACCTATCCCCCAACAGCTCAGAGAAAGATGTCAGAGTCAAAGGCAAGCAGATGGTGATGGCGTGGGGCAAAGCACTCCCGGGCCATCAACCCAGGTAGGGCAGAAGCAGCAGACCAGGGAAAGGACCCAGATCTTTGCATTGTTCTTCTAACTTCTGCAGTTCAGAACTTTTTCAGTTAGAAAGCTGCAAAATAAACAGggcacggtggctcatgcctgtattcctgactacccaggaggctgagatctgaggatcgaggttcaaaacaaATGCAGGttggaaactttgtgagactcttatctccaactgaccaccaagaaagctggaaatggagctgtgacttcaagtggtagaatactagccttgagcacaaaagctcagaagtaGTGcctaggcgctgagttcaagccctacgactggcacaaagtcgggggggggaggggaagtggggaaaggaaaagaaagaaagaaaaaattacaaaagaagaGTGGGTCCATAAACAGACAATTCCAAGGAGCCAGAGATGGCCCTGTCTTGGTTTGACCTTCATTGGAAGCGGGAAATGTTAAGCAGTATAATTCTGAGCCTCCAGAGCTGGGGGCACTGCGGGTCAGACACAAGAGACTTGTCAACAGCCACTTGTCACGTCGTCCTGTCTCAGCCGGGCACAGTGGCGCtcagctgtaatcccagtcatTTGGGAAGCAGAGGTCGGCAAGGCTGGCCCAGACAAAAAATTAATGAGACCCCGTCTCAATGGGTGAAAGTTGAGCAGGTGGCACACTCCTGTCATTCCGGCTGCACAGGAAGCGCACTTCAGAGGGCGGAATTCCAGGCTTAAccgcgagcccccccccccccccccagccgggcATGGCTCACGTGGAGGAGCCTGGCACGCGTAAGAACCAGGTGCAGGGCCTGAGCTCAAACGAGCACTACCACAAAGGAAGTCGTGCGTCTTAGAGGTGCCTGTGAAAACGTTCACAGATGTTGTCCTCTGGACAGGGAGCGCTGGGGAAAGGAACACGgagtgtggagcagaggaagcagACAGGCTGGTGGTGGTGAAATCGGTTATTGATTTGTTGTGTAGTCTGAAGATTTGAATGCCCGACAGGGTTTTTCTTtatgattatctttaagtggttgtacactATGCAACATGTTAGTTTATAAGTGCAATGCACCTTGATGGATTTCAGCCCTTTCTTCATTCTGCCCCACCTCCCCCATACTTTGTTAAAAGCCTGAGATGCTGTGTACCACTGGGTAGGTAGTGTACACCTGATTTCTCAGCATCCAGAGGTAGAGGCTGAAAACCTGTGAGTTCAGAGCCAGTATGCAGGACCCAGAGCTGACCAAGGCCAGTGCTGGCCAGTATGCAGAACCCAGAGCTGACCAAGGCCGGTCCTGACCGGTATGCAGGCCCCAGAGCTGACCAAGGCCAGTCCTGGCCGGTGTGCAGGACCCAGAGCTGACCAAGGCCGGTGCTGGCCGGTGTGCAGGACCCAGAGCTGACCAAGGCCGGTGCTGGCCGGTGTGCAGAACCCAGAGCTGAGCAAGGCCAGCCCCAGCTGGTGTGAGTCCTCAAGGAGAAACCAGCTCCAGAGAGGGGTGGGACCACCGTCACTGCTATGTGCCAGGTTCTGAGTGCTGGGCTCTCTGGATGTGTCCTGCCCTCAGCTGGCTTTCCGAGGATGTTTGTCTTCAAGAACAAGGTGTGTCTCGAGGCTCAGTTCTCAgagggtgaggacagcaagggacTTCTCCCAGCTCCTCCCCAGAACCCGGCCCCGCAAGCTCCCAGTGGTTGGGCAGAGGGACCCTGTGGTCAGCGCGGGACAGAGGTGCCCCTGGCCAGCCTGGAGTCCAGCAAGTGTGTCAGACCTGTGAGCCACGGCGGGGAGGCGGAGGCGGCTGCGGCCCAGACACTGGAAGCCAGTCCTCTCGGGTGATCCggtgatttgtgttgaggaggAGAAAAATCCTTGGCCTTTCTTTTAATCACGATGACATCTATGAAACCTGTGATTTGCCATTTGTTGGGTGCAGTTCAGGGCACAGCCACACCACGGACAATCGCCAGAGTTCTTCCTCTCCCCAGAGTGACTGGGTCCCCAGCAAACAGGGTCCCCGCAGAGCCGGGGCCGagctcccacctccctccctcccccctccctccctccctccccacccccctccaccttcccatattcctccccaccctcccttccccctccctccccactttcccccctccctcccccccctccccccttccctcccagagcTGGATGTGGCAGCCCAGGTGTGCGTGTGAAGCccaaagggatcgttcagatcaaGTTCAGGAAGGGCTCAGGCTCATGTTGACATTCTGGGAAAGACAGAGCTGCTGGGGCAGGAGGCAGATGGGGGCTGAGGGTCCCCGGAGCAGGGCGagtaagcgtgtgtgtgtgtgtgtgtgtgtgtgtgtgtaaatactgCACAGCGAGGGCTGCACCGCTGAGTGTTCACCAGAACTCCTTGGCCGTGGGCTGGAGAGGTTTAAGTGCTGGCACCGTCTGGCTGGCAGCCTGCGGGCCGCACATCAGGGAAAGAGCTggatccccctccctctcccctctccctctcccccctccccccgcgtggGGGAAGGAGGCGAGGCGGCCGCTCTGCAGGGCCTCTGCACGCCCAGAGGTCAAAGGTGGCAGAGCTCCAAGAACCCGAGGGGCCGGCAGCCCccgcccgccctggggctgccacCGTCACCCTTCCCTGTCTTCTCACTGCCATTCACTGAGCACCTGCTGGGTGCCAGGCACGCCTTCCGCCGCAGAACCAAGGAATGAAACCCGCGCCAGGAGTCACAGGCAGACCGGGCAGGCTCCCCCCCTAATTCCCGGGGCgtgagctcagagcctcacactctcacttcgTTTCCTTTTGCTGTTTCTTCTGGAGGCTAACCCTCTACCCCTTGATCCACATGTCCACGTCTAGGCTtttgctggcttggaaccgtgagcctccgatctcagccttctgaggggcTAGGATGGAAGGTGGGGGCCTCCGGCACCCCGCCTGGGGAAAATACGGAGCCGTGGGTTTCTGAGCAGAGCCGCGGTGTGGCTTGTTTTGAGGGGTCCTTCGGCCTGCCTTGGGAGTTAGGAAGCTGCGTCCGCCATGACCCCCACCCCGCTATCGCCCCAGCCTGGCGGCTCCCCTTCTGCCCTGCGCTTCAGGAGCCCAGCTGGCTCTCTGCACCTCCCGTGGGTGCGTGGCACCCTAAGGTGACCCCGGCCTGCACTCCCGGGCTAAACCCCGCCTACTGTGACCCCAACCCGCACTCCCAGACTAAGCCCCGCCTACTGTGACCCCAACCCGCACTCCCAGACTAAACCCCGCCTACTGTGACCCCAACCCGCACTCCCAGACCAAACCCCGCCTACTGTGACCCCAACCCGCACTCCTGGGCTAAACCCCGCCTACAGTGACCCCAACCCGCACTCCCAGACTAAACCCCGCCTACTGTGACCCCAACCCGCACTCCCAGACTAAACCCCGCCTACTGTGACCCCAACCCGCACTCCTGGGCTAAACCCCGCCTTCTGTGACCCCAACCCGCACTTCTGGACTAAACCCCGCCTACTGTGACCCCCACCCACACTCCCAGACTAAATCCCACCTACTGTGACCCCAACCCGCACTCCCAGA
This window encodes:
- the Ntsr1 gene encoding neurotensin receptor type 1, whose translation is MRLNISTAPGTAGARGVEPFPPPQPALEAALLGAGFGGGGNGSGNASERALAAPSSALDVNTDIYSKVLVTAVYLALFVVGTVGNSVTAFTLARKKSLQSLQSTVHYHLGSLALSDLLILLLAMPVELYNFIWVHHPWAFGDAVCRGYYFLRDACTYATALNVSSLSVERYLAICHPFKAKTLMSRSRTKKFIGAIWLASGLLAVPMLFTMGQQNRSADGRHPGGLVCTPIVDTATVKVVIQANTFMSFVFPMVVISVLNTVIANKLTAMVRQAAEQGRAGAAGAQSATFGMSVEPGRIQALRHGVQVLRAVVIAFVVCWLPYHVRRLMFCYVSDEQWTPFLYDFYHYFYMLTNALFYVSSTINPILYNLVSANFRQIFLSTLTCLCPAWRRRRKRPAFSRKPNSVSSNHAFSSSATRETLY